The Juglans regia cultivar Chandler chromosome 10, Walnut 2.0, whole genome shotgun sequence genome includes the window TTAATTCAATGAATTAGGTCTTCCTATTTGGAATAGTGTTGTTCCGATTACTaattagaataaagaaaaaaaaaaccacgcTTGCAAGCTGTTGCGAAAGACATGGTgacatttggatagtgaattgagataagatgaattgaaataaaatattgttagaatataattttttaatattaatattattgttttgacaattgaaaaagttgatcaattgtttattatatatttttgtgtagaaatttaaaaattttgtaatgatgagatgagatgaaacattttcactattCAAATGGGCATTCTCTTCACATGACTGttgacatgataaaattatatttataaaaaaaattaaattttaacttcatttacaaattaaatattattgcGTCGTCAATAGTATATGGGGTATGTCTTGATCTACAtctaataatagaaaataaagttGGGCAATATCTCAACACGAGTCTTTTCTTGGCCATATATATgtttcaatattttatatttgaactaTTGATATATACAAGTACCTTCTTTGAAACTCAAATCCATGCTCTCTCAATTATATGGAATATTAACTATAATTTCTTGAATCATTTAAATTTGCAGAAGCGAGTTAGTTTCGTTCCAATGGAAGAGGAAAATTGCTTGGATGGGCCTCTAAGTAGCAGTCGACTCAACCGAAGAATCGAGTGAAACTGCAAAAACTCCTTTCTATATAAGtgtcctataaatatatatatatatatatattattcttgcGAGTTATAAATTTGCAAATATGTTGTAGGCAACATCTTGTAGTACTatacgtatttattttttaagaatattattcatcatccttTTACCAGGCCAtcattcttcctttttttttcaaattttgcatCGAATGATTGTCtagataagtaaaaaataacaaataatttttcaataattcaaTGTTATAtcaagaaacaataaaaaaatgatggttATATAGCAATggtgatgaatataatttatcgttgtttttattaattaagtgcATCCCGACTAAGGATATGGATTTGTagtcactataagaaaactatttatttgtggccagttaatttcagcgaaatgattatttacaactaaaatgaatctgttttggtTACAAATAGTCTTTTCGTCGTAATTAAATGACCACAAAAACTCGTTTTTCTTGCGGTGAGTCTTAAATGTGTCTAATTTCTAGTCAATTGGGATGCATTCTGAAGGTTGAATGATTTCCAAGAACCAAAGCAAAACCTCCATGGTGCAAATCTAAAGGCATTCATTCTGCAAAATTAAGGTTGAGCTCTGTGCTTCGTGTTTGCATTTGTTCATGGTACTACATTCTCTGTGCCGAGGTTTTGATTGCATATATGAGATAAAGATTGCTTAGGAAGAACCAAGGGCACGTTCAGTATCAGATAAAACCAAGTTTAATGgcaacaaattcaaaaataaaaaataattcaaaaaaaaaaaaaaaggagaacaCAACAATATAGAGAGACCTAATGGCATTAATTcattatatttgcagtcatgGAATGTGCAAACGCCGCACAatccacttaaaaaaataagtaaatatgaaattcatatgaaaaaacctaattttttttagagaaatattatagccacaaagggattacataaaaataattttacaaattgacgtgtGATTTGATGtgttcatcaaattataaaattacttttattgtaaagtagatttaacggattagatgaaatcacgtcagtttgtgaaattatttttatataattcctttgtggatatagtattttttattattattattatgaatacCAATATATAGCATaggaaagaaaatcatgaatacCAATGTATTAGGAGTTGCATGTTGGGCACTTGGCAGGTGGATGAAATTGATTTAAGATAGATGGAACCTTGATTATTTAAGTGGTAACtcagggtacgtttgggtagtgagaaatgttgagaagtgttaagaatgtttgtgaatagtagtgaaaaagtaataataaaatattaaataatagtaaaaagtatgtaaaaaataatgaatagtaaaaaagtaggtaaaaaataataataaaataaagaatagtagtgagagtacttgtCAAACATAACCTCAAACTCTATTTATATAAGGTTTCAAAAGCCAACCTTTTGGTTTTTCCAATTGGTGTTACGTACacccctctttcttcttctactatATTGTCTCATTTATCTTACCTAAAAGGATACGTCCTTGTTTGCTTGATTGGCCCGAGAATGTTAATTTAAGTACCATAAAATGGTAAATTCAATGCATGTGCAATTTTGTTTTGCTCAATGAGTTAAAACTTAAAGCACCACCTTGTTGACGTTCGTACCTTTATGGAAGAAGGTTTCCAACATATTTTAGTGGACATTATTATAATTAAGCTAGCAATCACAATCCCTCATTTAATACTACCCACTTGGAATCccttccacacacacacacatatttatagTTCAATTTGACGCTTTCACTTTATAATATTGAAAGAGTCCAGACAAAACAACTAATTAAAAGcaaagaaagttttgaaaagatgAGATCAGGGAAAAAATGGGCTCCATAATTTGCTAATTAAGCTCCTACGTTCACAGCTATGTCATCCTAACTGTACCTGAGAAATCAATTTGGTCACTACTTCCTTTTTTGTGTTGCCTACTTTAtccttttgtttctttcctGGTTAGTTTCTCTTTTTCATGATTTCCGtatgtaaaaatattaaattatataaaaataatcttgatttatcaaattataaaattatttttataattataaaatatatctaatgaatcacataaaatctaattaatttataaaagaaaaatattattatgccCACTCCTTTTGACACTTTCATTTGATcgctagttattttttttatttagtaattaagaaagtgattttaaatatattagtgtatttttttattttttaaatgtatttaaatatgttaaaaaatgtgaaaaaaaaaaaacttttttacgCTGGATAGTATGCCAGTGGTTATAGTAGCTGCAtcctttataaaattatttttatataatctctttatagtAGTCTTTTAATTTACAAAGATATGTATACAAAGTTGTTAGTAAAAAGagattcaacaaaataatattagcaCACTTTTCACACACTTTTCATCTTTAAAGATGatatttattccaaaatttctgACCCACGTTTTccataataatttaagtaaaaattaaattattaattaacatatagttaatatagtaagatataaaaaaaattaaaaatattattattaaaaaaataatattatattattattttaactaatctaacgTGAACTTATGGTTTgaatgattttgaatttatataaaatatgcacttttaattcaattttagaCATGAATTTGATGAACCAATGCAGATGCTCAACAACGGGTAGGTAAAATTATAAGCACTCCACACCGAATGGCAGTGGCACGGGCCCGGTCCTACCTTAGgatttgaaaacaaaacacaagaaaaaaaagtaaaggaacCGTTAAACTGCATTGACAAGTGAATGCAACCTTCAAGAATTACCCACATCTGACAAGTCTAGTTTGGTCACCCTACCtaactttatttcttttgtcaatttaggAATCATACGATAGAGATTTCAAATAATTCTATAATACAGAAAACAGAAGGGGAATTCAATCCAGGAAATAAGAGAGATTTGACACTTATGAAAGCAAAGATCATATCAACAAACAACAGACAGATGCCGactccacgcccatcaatcttGAAGCAGAAGAAGACACTAAAgtcaaaagaatattttaataaactAGAACCCGAATGCTTTCATCCGGGATTCCAATGTACTTGTTGGGGTTTGAAATTCTTAGTTTGCTTCTCTAATCATGTAACTGTAACCTCAGTCCAGATCCCATGAGATCAAAATATGCTTTCTCAGACATTCAAAGTCGtaaacttttttgataagttagtaGGCACTAGGTTTTCAGgaacagcatcccgactaatctcGAGGATGCACAAGCCCTCGACAAAAAATTTTCTACAAGTGCACCTTGAGTAATTcaagaagaaaatctcataatccgatgacccctagagattgtttacaCCTAAGAAGATTTGAATCTTAAACTTAGAAAGAGCATACCCTCAAGCACAAGACTTTTACCATTTGAGTCAACCCCTAAGGATTTCAAAGTTGTAAACTAACATGATGACAGGAGGATCAGGTCCAGATAAGAAACCATGATTTCTATCACTCTGCATAAGCTCACCCTAATTATATCAAGAGCATAGAGTCAAGTaacggagaaaaaaaaaacctctttttGATCAGTGCGGAGAAAGAAAACGTTTACTCTGTATAACGTAATACAACTGTTCCTTTACAATCAACTACAAAATTATGCTTTTCAACCTGATACAACTTTGGGTTTATTAACATTTACCAGTCACCCGGAGCGACCATAACGACCTGGACTGGCATCACTCAGCTAAAccttatttctttttacttttacaaACCCCATCTGGGAAAAGACAAAGCcataaacaaaaacaatcaTTTCGAAGGAACTTCGGAAGAACAACTAGCAATCGGCAGATCAGTTGGTGTGCATACCAGAGCCCTTTGCTGTAAATGCCTCAAGCTCTGCTCCATGCTGACTTGCACCATCTCAGCTAGCATCTTTTTTGCTTTACCAGATTGATCATCTCCATCAATCTGAGAGATAATATTGCAAACGATATTCTCCAGGGTGTCAGGTTGAAACTCAGATCTTGCATATGGAGAGTCTCTCAGTAACTGCAAAAGCATTTGAGCTTTGGACTGAGATTTGGGCGTTCCTTGAACAGTGAGCTCAAGAAGACCCGGTATTACACCTTCTCTAAGAATTGGTTCCCTATATTTACACCGGTCACTCTGACACATTGTCAGTAATGCTCCGACTGAATGCTCCCGACTTTGGAGAGATCCATTTTCAAGCACCTCAACAACTGCAAGCACTCCACCTTCTTCAGATGTCAAGGCAGTTCTGCCCTCGTCAAAACTAACTAAAGACTCTAAAAGAGCACTGCATTTCTCGGcagtttttgaatattttttacagGTTTTAAGCAAATTAACCATCGAAGGGATTGGATTTGTTTCAAGAATGATGCGAAGATTATCAGGGTGCGTTGAGAGATTGGAAAGGGCCATTACAGCGTCAGCCTTGGCTTGTGGGCTTCCATGTCCAAGGATTTCTACAAGGAGAGGAATGGTACAGGAAGCACTAATAACTGGTTTATTGACGCTTGAAGCAGACAAAGTAAGCAAAGATGCAGTCGCATACTCCTGTAGGTTTAGATCGTGTGACTTGAGGAAACTAATTATGGGTTCTAAGGCACCAGCTTCCACAATGCTGATCTTATTCCTGCAAAATAAAACAAGGGCAACTTTTATGCTTCCATTAAACAATTAGTTTTGCCGATAAAATCTGCTAGCAAAGTGAAAGAAATATGTTTTTATCATCCACGCTCATTAATCAAGCCACACCCATCAAGACACTAGTGGCTGTTGTGCATTAAGCAACTCTCCGCCCAACATGAGATTTAAGAAAGAGCAGATTGAAACAGATGGGTAAAACAATCAAGGAAGAAACTAGAGCTCAATGGAGTCTGTATAAAAGAAACTTCTATAAAATCAGCAAATAATCCAACCACAAAGTATCATTCCTTCCATAGAAACACACGGGTTTAATTGGGAAAAAGGGGCCATCAATTaggaaggaaaaatgaaaaggaagacAAAAAATTATACCGTCACTTTGATAGCAAAAAGTAACTCGCACACTCACAAAAGGGTGAGAAAGAAACGATGGCAGAATCCTTCACTATCACAAAAGGTGTAAGTTTTCTCCCTCACTAAACAGAAACCTACGTTACAATAAGAAAACTTCAAAgtgaagataaaagaaaaagacaaaagaaagggaggaaaaaagaaagagggcTGCTAGAGATACAAAAGGATCCCACACACTGATATCAGTGTGCCACGTGTCTATTTTTCCTAGTCCATCATTCCCcacttttcctctctctcctcttttccCCTTCAGCCATGCACCTCACACTACTCGGCCGTTCCCCCTCACCGGTGACCTCTCGACCGGACCCAACCCCTCACAGTGTaacccctctccctctcctcctcccGAAATCGAACCTTTCTCACACGGCTTCTCCCTCTCGCCGCTACCAGCACCGCCATCGCAGCCCAACTGCACCCCCGCACCCAGCCCCTTGTTGACTTCTCCCCTAGCCATCGgagcccttctctctctctcccttctcccCGATCAGCACCTCCCTCTCTCGATAACCTCCTTATCGGTGCTCCACGTTGGCAATGTCGCTTGGACAGCCGGCGTCTTCTGTCCACCATGAGGTGGTCTCCGACCACCATGGCCAGCACGGGGAGCGGGCACGGAAAGATGGCAGGGGGCGGGAACGGGGGAAGGGGGGAGAAAGTAAAAGGAGAGACGTGGCATTGCCACATCAATGTGTGTGATTCCTTTGTGGAATCTCTTTGTgtctatagtattttttaaaaataaaagaaccacCTATCCAATTTGATTGGGCTTTTAACCATACAAAATCATGTCGAATTATAAGATCAAAACTACGAAAATTCATTGCTATCACCAACTTAACAGTTTCTTCATTTGATGCATCTCTTGTCTAATTCCTTCAACGATTTCCTTTTACGAAAATGAAACACGAACTCGTAACAGAAGaatttttgaataacataagtTACCCATATGTTTATCCTTTGAGAAAACCGAACGACAGCATGAGCCCGCTAGCAAGTTGCAATCAAACCAAATAAAGGAACAAATAATTCAACAAGATAGtcaatataaaaacataaagttCCCGCTTGCTAGTCGGTCTTAGAGAAAATTATGGAAAATAAAGGCATATCTAGAGTTGCATCGCTGAAGAAGTTTAtcctgcgtttggatgttaaattgaagATTTGTGCTACACAGAAATTCTATACCTctacacaccacttaaaaattaGTGTGCAGATGTGTGAAACTTTTGTGTAGCATATCTCTTTTAAGTGGtgtatatctaaaatttttttaaattaaattaaattgaattgagatgataaaatattattagaatattattttttaatattattattattttaaaattttaaaaattaaattattttttatattttatattaaaattaaaaaaaattataataataaattgagatgaattcaTATCCAAACGTAActttaatcaatattttttttattccctcTCGAGTCTCGaaccaaaaaagtaaaagacaaaaaataaaaaaataaataggaaaagagagaaaataaaaagcagAATCTTGGAGGCCTGCACTAAACTACTCCTTTCCTGCCACAGAAATTGAGGAATCCgaggataataaattatataatttttatttttattttttttatacatggggAGGGgggaataataaattatataattagttttaaaCGATtcagaattatatataaatatatatagaataccGAAAGCCACTTAAAATCTCTCCACGAATTTCAACGATTCCGTTGAAAATTCGTTTCGTTGGGT containing:
- the LOC109021748 gene encoding U-box domain-containing protein 4-like is translated as MDCAGDSHGTDASPDADNTVMPGTSLSPAVHRALHLIQSDDLDAKVQAAREIRRLTKTSQRCRRHLSPAVKPLVSMLRADSTDSREAALLALLNLAVKDEKNKISIVEAGALEPIISFLKSHDLNLQEYATASLLTLSASSVNKPVISASCTIPLLVEILGHGSPQAKADAVMALSNLSTHPDNLRIILETNPIPSMVNLLKTCKKYSKTAEKCSALLESLVSFDEGRTALTSEEGGVLAVVEVLENGSLQSREHSVGALLTMCQSDRCKYREPILREGVIPGLLELTVQGTPKSQSKAQMLLQLLRDSPYARSEFQPDTLENIVCNIISQIDGDDQSGKAKKMLAEMVQVSMEQSLRHLQQRALVCTPTDLPIASCSSEVPSK